In Ovis canadensis isolate MfBH-ARS-UI-01 breed Bighorn chromosome 19, ARS-UI_OviCan_v2, whole genome shotgun sequence, the genomic window CTGTTTTGAGTTATTCTCATCTATCTAATAGTTATTTGAAAGACCACAAGGAGGGTTATGCTAATGACAGTGCTGAGAAAGGTCCGAGTGAGGTGTGATCAGTTTTTGGATTTCCTCAATGTTTACATTTTATAAGATATTCTTATAACTAAAAGCATACCTTTATCGTTGATACTCCTAAGATAAAAAATCTTTTTCACTAGAACCTGAAATTCCCTTGTCCTCAGCCCACATTGTCCATTGGAAACAGttgtctttctttgtgattgtTTGATAATGCagtgtttctttcagttttttcgtTATTGCAGAGCTGCCTGTATTTGTAAAGAACCTAGCACAGCATGTGACACACTTGTTTTTTAAGTTGCTTTAATTAGTGCATTTGCCTGAACGTGAGCTTGAGCACTGAGCTCATGTTCAATTTTAGGGCAAAGGCTTGTTACCATATCTGTAAGCAAGAAGGTTCTCCTTCACCcccttttctccttatttttttataaattggGCCCAGAGAATCCCAGTAATAACCACAGGCCTGGTTGAAAGGTCGTGAAGGCAAATTCATATggactttttttaattaaatttttttattgaaagataattgatttacagaattttgttgttttctgtcaaacctcaacatgaatcagccgtaggtatacatatatcccctcccttttgaacctctcatctcctgccccatccccccacctctagattgatacagagcccctgttgagtttcctgagccatacagcaaattcccgtagactgtctgttttacacatggtaatgtaagtttccttgttactctttccgtacatctcaccctctcctcccctctccgcaTGTCCttaagtttattctctatgtctgtttctccattgctgccctgtaaataagttcttcagtaccatttttctagattccatgtatatgtgttagaatacaatatttatctttctctgactcacttcactctgtataataggttctaggttcatccaccttatcagaactgactcaaaacacattcctttttgtggctgagtaatattccattgtgtatatgtactacttctttatccattcatctgtcgatggacatctaggttgcttccatgttctagctattgtaaatagtgctgcaatgaacgatgggatacatgtgtctttttcagttttggtttcctcagggtatatgcctaagagtggagctgggtcatatgatggttttattcctagtttttgtaaggaatctccataccgtcttccttagtggctgtatcaatttacattcccaccaacagtgcaagagcattcccttttctccacaccctctccagcatttattgtttgtagacctcttgatgatggccattgtgaccggtgtgaggtgatatctcattgtagttttgatttgcatttctctaataatgagtgatgttgagcatcttttcatgagctttttagccatctgtatgtcgtctttggagaaatgtctgtttaagtcttttccccactttttgattgggttgtttgtttttctggtattgagttgtatgagctgcttgtatattttggaaatcaatccTTTCTtacttgtttcatttgctgttgttttctcccattctgagagttgtcatATGGATTTTTATGGGGACTTTGAGAGGAAAAATTGGCTTCTTAGTTAGCACtatcctttcccttccttttctctgtctCAAATCTCCATGTGAAATATacaaagatttttctccttttttgcctTTAACATAAGATGGCTATTCCTTGTCTCTTACCTCCTACTCCTGGTTGAATCCCTGTGCTTTTCGGCTGGTTTTCTACGTTTGTTGGTATTCATCTGTCactgttgttgcaaatggaattCTGACAATGGTGGATGAACTAGATGTCCAGTatgattcagaattttttttaaacagttctgATAGGTACATCATTTACTTCAGAGTCTGTAGCAGTGTTTTTAACCTTGTACCATAATATTGCGCCCAAAACAGATTGgttttgttcatgtttttttcttttgctcttaaCAACACAGTGCCATGGCAGAGACAGAATTTCTGCTCTAACCATTGCCCCATGAGTGTGAAAGGTAAATAGAAATTTTGTTTCTCCATCAGGTTAGAGGATAGGGTATTAGAggtgagtatttttttaaaaaatcattgtagTTAGCTATCCCTCTCTGAATATTAGACCTGGAAATGTAATTACATTTAACTGTTTTCACGTATATTGTACCACTAGAGGGTTCATAATTATCTGTAAAGGAGAAACTAAAAGTATTTGAAATTTTCATCAGTTTTCATTTGGAGGCATTAaagactttgggggaaaaaactcTTTATTGAAGTTACTACTAAAGGTGAAGTTTCAGTTGTTTTGATTATATCTTTTATTCTGAAAAGCATCTATCTTAAAGAGATTCCAAAGACCTATGTATGTTGTAGTTTGCAAAGCTAGATGATTTTGAATTTAACACCCACCTAGCCAGCCATTTCTTAGGGATTTATGAGTGATGGAAATACTCTTATCACACTTGTaaattatttatatgtaaatacaaAGAATAGTACTTAGTATTACTGATATTACATGCATTTCCTAAAATTCTGAAATGTTTTTAGATACATTGCTatcttcctttttactttcttaactttttcatttctttagacATCAAGATCAGCTAGAAGGTTTTGAAATTGCATTAAATTTGACTCCAGCACTCGATTTGGCAGTGCTGACATGGGAGAGTCTTCTTATATGATTCCATTCTTCCACTTTTTATCCTTTAAGGTTGTTTCTTACACAGTAACCTTGTTTTGTCCGCAGAGTAACTGACTGACATGGCCAGGAATAAAGTAAAATCTTAGTGACACAGTAAATCAAGGCATTTTGTGTCTACTGGATTATGCTTGATCCAGTTAATTTTGATTTATTCTACAAGTCTTGACTATGTACAGATGTTCATAATGGAAAAGCTGTTATAGAATAAAGGGAAAAGGAACTCAGGAAAATGGTTGTAGTTCAAAATtccctttcttattttattgacaGGAGGGCAAAGTTGAAAcaggttttaaaataatatgatttgCCCCTTGTACTCTCATGCACAAGGTGAGTTTTCCAGACATTACAGAATATGTAGTGATGTCACCGCTCTGACAGCTGATGGAACAGGTATCTGAGTATTCTTGTTTTGAAAGTTTCTGAGTTTTAATTTATAATacagtaaatatgaaaaatataacccACCTTTTAAAAGCTTTAATCATTTTAAGAGTTTAAAAGAGTCCTGAGATGAACAGATTTGTGAAACACTTCTCACTTGGCATGAGAGGCATGCTGAGttccgtctgactctttgcaaccccatggactgtagcctgtcagtctcttctgtccatgggattctccaggcaagaatattggagtgggttgcaatttcttcctccaggggatcttccctgacccagagatggaacctgaatTTCCTGCATTAGTAGACAGATTGTTTATTGCATAATTAAGTCGAATTTACAGACTTGCTCCTGTTGTTTCTTGTTTGCTTGTTGATTAGGTTTTAGGAACCATAACctattctctttctgccctctcaGGGAATTTAATGTGAGTTTTAGTTGTGAGTGACAATTCAAGGGTTGGCTGTGAACAGTTCTTGCATAAAGGTAAAAAGCTGAATGTAGAGGACAGAACTTTCTTCTACTAGTACTAGCCCAGGGTGACTATCTTATGATGTGCTCTCATCACTGGAGGGATTTAGGCATAAATCAGACAGCTGTTATCGAGAATATCTTTAAAGATTAATAGTTCAGGTAGGAGATATACTAAGAGAGATCTAATAAAATAAGGTCttgttaaaagacacttaaaatCCCACAGTTCTGGACTGAAATCACTTTGGTTACATGTGAATTCTAATGCTAATAAATATAGTATGGTTCTTATTAATTGGTATTGCCTAGTTAAATTCTTTTCCTgttgaatttcttaaaaaaattaaaatgaatgataaaatgGGCCTctcaatttgtttatttatttctgccataTAAATATGATACATTTAATCAACTTGCTTACctgttttttcatgtgttttatttcaGTTGGTCGAATTATGTTTCAGCTCTTTTCAGATATATGTCCAAAAACATGCAAAAACTTCCTTTGCCTGTGCTCAGGTAAATGAATTATTAGATTATTTCCAATGAGAAGTCCTGGCTTAAAATTTTACCTTGCTTAACAGAATAgctattttccttaaaaagtaatggattgtgaaatgaaaaataaaaaatattattttcactgATAAGAAGTTAGGGAAGCATTTCTTaaagggaagagaggagaaagaaatggtctcaaaaattaaaaaggaagtacCACCATATGTAATGGAATCTTTATACattgtagtttaaaaaataatagcatatGTATTCAAAACTGATTTATTTTGATAGAATTGAACAAATTTAGCCTTCCAGATCTCACGATAAATTTATGATTAGAGGATAGAGAAGCAGAACATAATGACGTTGTTACATGTAAttggatttatatttttaaacagtagATAAAATGGGGAGGAAGGACATTTATAATGTTGCTTATCACAAGGGAGGAATTTGACAAGAGCTAATTGAATGGTCATTCCCATGGAAGAATATGTTTGTAGctaaacttcatttcttttttttttttccaggagagaaaggccttGGGAAAACAACGGGGAAGAAGTTATGTTATAAAGGTTCTACATTCCATCGTGTGGTTAAAAACTTTATGATTCAGGGTGGGGACTTCAGTGAAGGTAGAGCTAAAAGTTATGCTCTTAATAACTGTATTAATTCCTAAAGCACCTCATTATTGTAAATATTATGTCACAATGTGATGTAAATATTAGATGGTCAGTGATTAGTTGTAGTTGAATGAATGTTGTAAGCCAAGAAtgtataaaaagcaaaatattaaggttttttgttttgtttttatgcagTTTTAATAGTTATTTGGTGAATACCCTCTAGTGAATGCCAAAGTATTGTTGAATTGGTTTTACTCTTTTAGAGTTTTGTCAGTGTTTGAAATAAATGGGTTGTGGGGATAATTTCTTAAATAGTTTTTATTATAATGGAATTggatttatagtttaaaaatgagGTTGATTGAGGATTATTAGAATTTTTATCATCTGCAGGAATTACAAGGTGTTAACTccagcaaattaaaaccataaagaGTAATTTATGTATATTagtatttttttagttttcattattGTTTAACATAGCTCATTATTTTCAGGTAATGGAAAAGGTGGAGAATCAATTTATGGTGGTTATTTTAAAGGTAAGGCTTAATATTTTATggtcttttgtttcatttctgatatAAAGCAAGTTTGATCATGTACTTTTAATGAGAAGAGGTTTACTTATAGTTCACTTTTTGCATGAAACTAATGCTGCATGAAAATACTTTATTTGCATGAACTTGGGGATAAATTATATTGTAATATATAACTTCTAATTGACAAGATTAATTAAGGCTAACTTTATGGTTAAACATGACTTTCAGCATGGAGGTTAGGCAACTATATACATGAAAACTCCTATCTTCCTGCCTAAAACTGTCAACATATTCTTTTGTTTATAGAGAATGTGgtcttttgcaaaatgaaaaggtaagaGAACGAAGCTCAGTAACACAAACTCCAACTCTTTTCCCTTGCACCCTTCCTAATAAATTTATGGAGAGTCTGGGTCAGGTTGTGACTGGATTTCTTATATTGCTTGAAGACTTGGAAAACTCTGTATACTATTTCATACAtgcatctgtatctttttttctttttccaatgggTTATTATTTCCACATCAGGGTAAAGagtctagttgttttttttttcttttcccctctaaGCCAAACAGTGTCTTTGAATAAAAGTTggtatttcttcctttctcaaaggtttgtatgttttcttttgtataaTACAACTATATGATTGTGTTTTATTCCTACAATAGTATTTCCATAAATCTAACTATTACACTTGCCCCAAAAAGCCTTAGAAAAGTCAGTTGCAGAAATTTATAATGGGATCCAGTATTACTAGGTTTTAATGCCATGATAGCTTCAGTGTTATAAtagtcttttatatttcttttggggAAAAATGGATTACTACTCTTTTTCAGAAGCCTGTTCCCAAGgtaatcttttttttgtttttgttttttaagttttctgtgtttctgtttgtttaaaagaaagattTGTTTGTATCAatgttaaaaggaaataaattagtTTTCAGGATATTTCTGCTGGAATTAAATCCATCTCTAAGTGATCTTTATGACAGAGGTTTTCCTTTGAACTAGTATCGAACAGCTCTTCAGCTGATTCCATTAGCATGTAGCAATTTGAAATTAATACTGTAGGCCACTTTAACATGGTTGTTGCCTGTGGCAGATACTTGTATGTATATCTTAAttgaatctttaaaatttttgtatttgcAGGGCTTTCCTCCTTAGTTTTTGATCCTATTGATTAGAATCTACATACTTGATTTAATTAGGCATGTCTCTAAACTTACTGTAATATTTTGGTTAGGGTTGGTTTCATCATCTAGCAACAATTTGACTGAGTAATAAATTTACCATAAGAAATTAAGCACATAAGAGGATTATTAAAGCTCCCATGAATGGTGCATTATGCAGGATGATTGGAAATTTGGAAGAAACGAGCTCtactataaagattttttttaattttcttggtaGTTTTCCCTGAAAGTTAATAGTTTAAATATCATTTAGCCAATGTCTGTTGCTACTAAACGTGACTGTTCTAAGGCTGTTTGtataaagtattaaatatatgttctttttctcaAGGCTAAGTAGTAAATAAGTAGTATCTGGGgttgtttgtgtcttttttatGCTTTCGTTATTTGATtagttaaaagaatttttttctaaatagtcAAGTATCTGTACTGACCAGAAGAGGAATTTCATCCTTTGCTTTCTATTTACTACTTTGAACATTACACGTTAAAAGTGGCTTATAATTGGAGACTGAcaaatttgtgttttcttcaaacAGATGAAAACTTTATTCTCAAACATGACAGAGCGTTCCTTTTGTCAATGGCAAATCGAGGGAAACATACCAATGGTTCCCAGTTTTTCATGTGAGTAGGCATAATTCAGAGATGAGCTTTTCCTAAACAGAGAAGCGCTGTTCATGAGAAAGATGGTATCCTTGATCCAAATTTACTGCTAGGTTCTGTCAGCTTGAGTTTTATTATGTTATAGTAACTGGTAAGCTCTTAACAGCCATCTCAGTGTTAAGAATATATCCTGGATTTGAAGGATGGTGCTTAAAAGGCATAACTTGAAGATGTAAATTATTCTGTTGTCATCTTAAGAAATTGGCTTTGAATCTTAACAAATTTGGGGCCTCAGTTTATCAAATCTGAATTGGAATATAAACTCTTgatgagcatttaaaaaattgttcatgACTGGAACTGAATGTATCCTTGGCATGGAAAGCAGTTGGTTTGAGTAAACCATAGTATGGTTGCTTTTCCCTCTTACTGTTGTTCTTTGAGCCAGTTTGAGAGAGGTGCCATTATTTTCTGACattaaatgattaaatgattTGGTGTTAAGCCAACATTTGTAGCAATCTTAAACTTTGTGAGATCTCTATGCATAGTTGAACTAACCCaatattgctttcattttcaccaaaaatTTGTGCTGTTATTGCTTAGAAAACTTTAGAatgataaatttgttttttaaaaaacaaacacctttacatgtacatgtatacacaACCAAAACCTTAGTTATTTCTCATCTGAAAGACTTTTGGCATACTCTGTGATGTGTTCTTATGTAAAGTTATTCCAAAACCTATTTTTATTATAACTCCATGatataaaatatgaaaggtaATTGCCTAGTATGGAGTTTAATGCTTTTGATTGAAGTAAATCTCTGCAGTTATGCTATGTGTAttggagaaatattttttccatacCAGAAAAAAATTTTGTCATCTTTCTGAATGGATGGGTATGAATGGCGCTTCCCTGTATTTAAAGGAGTAAAgtattcatataaaataaatctCACACTTtatatttgtgtgaaaaataaattccaacATGATCTGATAAAGTTCAGATAAGGGGCATTCTGTTCCCAAGAATGTCCTAAAAATGGAAAGCTGACAGAAGATAATAATGCTTGGAGTtgtacaggaaaaaaagaagaccTAAAACAGTTATTCCTCTATCTTCTTTGATCCCATAGAGTATTAATTGCTATACTTctttactaaaatatttttctattcttaatCTCCTTGAGAGCCAAAAAAAAGTAGTGGGAAATGTTTTGAAAAACTTGATGTAGGAGCTGTTTACTCTTTGATTAAGGTTTCCCATTTCCATTTTTAAGCTTATCTGAACTGTGAACATGATAAACTAACGATTCATTGGTCAAAAGCTACCATCTGAGGGCTCTAAAGTttcttttagatttctttttatatcagtacttttaaaatttgatttattgGGTAGCAGCAGCTTCTTCCCATTGTTACATACTTATtagcttatttataaaatgttaagaGATAAAACCCATGCATGTATATGCATTGATTAAAATTCAGTATATGAGAGTCTGACTTCAAAAAATTTAGAGTATCTTGTTTTTTTGTTACTTAGTATTCGCTTAAGTCTTTTCTAGAAATGTTTAGCATCAAACACAATTAAAGCCATGTCTATTTTCTACATGACTTAATTTTACATCGGACTATCTTTTAAGGAAtgccaaatgaaaattttaacatttataaattaGGATTAAGTTTTAACCTTGTTTTTATAATAATGGATGACACTAAGATCACTGTAAACTTGTGATTGAAAGAAACTTTTCTACTTTTAGTTTGAAATTTACTTTTGGAAATGAGTTTTCAGTTAAAAACAATCTTGGAAGTAATTAAACATTTTTGCAGTCACAAAAtaaaatcctctttttttttttaagaagctttTATGCACGTGCTTTTTTTATGTGGGCTGAAAGTACCAATTCCTCAGGAgtttcagaataaaataaaactaacattcacttttctaaataaaatgtttccttgCTTTTATACAAAGAATAAGTAAAATGGAGATGGTGGCCCATGAAAGAAGTATCTTTGAAAATCTGTGTCTTGCAAGCCCAAATCTATTTGGAATTGGAAGTAGTTAGAAAAAGCATAATGTACAATCCTCAAGTTTTATAGATGATCACAGACAGTTGCTCTAAAAGTTGAGGTTCCGAGGGTTGATGGTCACTGAGCTGTCAGATAGCTTCCCAGGGGTGACTTCTACATTTTATCCTCCTCCCACACTTCTTTGGCACCTTGAGCAGCAGTTCTGCAGTCTGAAAAAGAAAGGGTAGTGTGAGAATGGATCATAAAATGCCAAGAGCTACCTTTATACTTCCGCTTAATAAGGACTTTTAATAAATCCTTGCAAAATTGTATTTGTAGATCTTGTTATAAATCTGTTGCCTTGTATTTCCAAGGAGTAAATTTGGTGCAGTTAGTATGGGTACTTGAGCAAAATGTTCCTCAAGAATTCTTGTGCTTTTTGTAAAAATTATTACATTACTTGAAACACTTAAGACCTCTCTTTCCTAAGGCATATacatcattttattaaaattttttgtatATATTGCTTTCTTTGGGTGGAAAAATTATGTGTGTGATAAAAATCAGATTGTCTTTTGTATAAAGCTATTTATAGTTTTTGCAGTAATtgcttatatctactactatatTAGTCATAGTGATTTTGCTTTTAGGGACCTAAATAGAAGAAAACTAATTGTTTTTGGAGTAGTACTGCTCGAGAAATACGAAAGAAGTAATACATGTCACTATCCCCATGAATCACTGAGGAAGTAATAGTTTGTTCATACTGAGGTATTTTTGAAGGAATTCAAAGACCTGGGACCATGTTAATGgggttcattttattattatttattttttaggccAAAGACTAGGAAGAGGCTGCAATAAAAGTTACAGGATTATAAAGTCTAGGACTAGAAAAGAATTTAGAGATCCTCCAGTCCAGTCTTTCTGTTCTATAGATAATGctaaataaggaagaaaagacaTATACAGTCTAGGTTATAGGGATTTTTCTCATAATCTTGAAGAAATTGATAGCTAAAAAGAGCATGCTGAACACTGTATGCTACATAGGTTTATTGACCAGTCTgctctgaatttatttatttagacttGTGAGATATtagttccagggattgaacctcaatAGTAAAAGTACAAAGTCCTAActtctggaccatcagggaattcccctgaATTTATTTTAAGTTTAGTCAGTTTTAGATGCATCAAGTGTTGCTCGAAAAATGATATGACACACAAGAAAGCATTTTTCTTGTCCTTTAGCTGTCAGTAATAACTGTTAAGTCTGGTTCTGATTTTCATTGTCTTTCATTCatcagaaagatgaaaaagataCTGCATAACCTAGATGAAAGAGATTAGTTAGGTAATTTATAACTTTTATTAAGTAACTATATTCTCCTGGGTTAGAGCACTAACCTATCAGGAAACCTTGTATCTAGTCTTACCATATGCCTtgagttagttttgtttttccttttctgtttgtaAAGTATGTAGCTCAGtttcaaatataaataacattttggTGTGAAAATGCAGACATTAAAGGAAGAAAGTGTTTTTATAGGTTGACCCTAAATTTTTGAGTATATGAAAtgatttatatgcaaatattatcTTGCCTAAAAGACATAGTTGTAATTGCTTAATTTTCATCAGTCTGAAAGGTGGCTCAAAGCAGCTTTGGTTCATCTTGCCAAAGTCAGCTGGTTTCTTCATTGGCTGCTGTTAGAGCATGTtgacagaaggcaatggcaactcactctagtactcttgcctggaaaatcccatggacagaggagcctggtaggctgcagtccatggggctgcaaagagtcggacacgactgatcgacttcactttcacttttcattttcatgcattggagaaggaaatggcaacccattccagtgttcttgcctggagaaccccagggacggcagagcctggtgggctgccgtctatagggtctcacagagttggacacaactggcgcaacttagcagcaccagcagagcATATTGGAGTAATGATCATGCTCATCCCCCTTGGCTTAGTCTGTGAAGGCCTCATGTCACAGCAGGGAGTGGGAATACCCACAGAACCTTTGAGAACAGGCTTTGTCATTTGCCACTGTTAGTGGTCatgataattataaaaatttaagaaaataggaTAGTCAAAAAGTCGGACTTTGAACTTTAAACAAAAGTTCATCTTGTTTGTTACATCTTGTTATAAATAGGACTGTGGGAGGAAAACATAAGTTTTAGGATATCTTCTGTGTCATTTAGAATAGCTACTCACCTGAATGAGAGAAGTGCCAATTGTTTCAGAGTAGCAGAGCAAGAGGAGTTGAGGGGTGGTTTGGTTTCAGGGCTTTACAAAGCTATATTGATATTTGGGGGtagaaatgctttttctttccaCATACTCATGAGTTTGAGAAGAAATGCTACTAAGTATTAATAACTTGAGAAGTTCTGCctttttttccttacttttttaGGAACAGTACCTTCATGttaatttaaagatttttcatGAACAGATTTCATGACACTTAACCATAATCCATATTCTCTGGATATCAAGTGTCATCCCTGACATCCAGTCTTAGTGTTTGTGTGACATCTGTGTTAGCAGCGTGGACGGAGTTCTATATCTTGTGGTGTTTGGTGTGTATTATGTTAATTTTAGTGCTGAATTTTTTAAAGCTGTTCTATTTTAGTGACTTTTGGAATGACAGGTAGAGCACTGTAATGTGGCTTGGTTAGTCTCCATTGCCCTTACATGAGGTTTGTCACTCTGTACAATCTGGTGCCTCTTACAGTCATGACCGTTTCAGGAGTTGAACGGGAAAATTGCATGTTAAAGGTTATAACAAATAGattgtctttatttccttctctcatACTGCTTTACAAATAGAGTCACTTTTTTTCATAACATTCATTGGAAACACCAC contains:
- the NKTR gene encoding NK-tumor recognition protein isoform X6; its protein translation is MGAQDRPQCHFDIEINREPVGRIMFQLFSDICPKTCKNFLCLCSGEKGLGKTTGKKLCYKGSTFHRVVKNFMIQGGDFSEGNGKGGESIYGGYFKDENFILKHDRAFLLSMANRGKHTNGSQFFIKSVTPCAPKYHKTCSTPGWGACCLWTSYFWF
- the NKTR gene encoding NK-tumor recognition protein isoform X7, producing MGAQDRPQCHFDIEINREPVGRIMFQLFSDICPKTCKNFLCLCSGEKGLGKTTGKKLCYKGSTFHRVVKNFMIQGGDFSEGNGKGGESIYGGYFKENVVFCKMKR